The genomic interval GAAACTCGCACCAGAAATAGCCTAACCATCGTTCGCCCGAATTGGACGGAGATTTAACTAGATTTCAAGAACTAAATTTGAGTGGTATATGGCCATCACTGAGTGGTTGCACCTATAGTCGGCGaaacattttaaaacattaaataaattCCATAAAACTATAGAAGGTTAAATTAtggataaaacattaaatttatcataaacCAACCgaagtttcaaaaatttatatatggtaATTAAGTTATACAAAGCTACATACTTTCAAATATATGGTATTttgagttttaaaaatattttctttcataaaattaacgtcaaatatgtaatttaaTAATACTCCACATATCTGTATTTTGTTGATAAATTTAGTGGATCCACTCAAGTTTATTGTCTTATAGCGATAGTTTAATCAGAGATTAGTAGTTAAGATTAGAAAAATGTGATCAGCACTACCGTCAATCAGGCCAACGTGGCCTTATTATAACACCTCACTCAACCATGCGTTGCAAACGTCCACGCCATGACCCATGAGCGAGCGCAAGCCAGCAGCTCGGCGCTTATTAACGAGATATAACTCATTTAAATCATCtctaagtttttaaatatcatttactttatattaaaatcatctatataatttttaaatttatcattttattacGTATTAATACAAAGACACTAACCAAGCATAACAAGCATCTTACGAGCTCGTACTACCCAAGCATAACAAACAACTTGTTGAGCTCATGAGCTCGTGCTACCAAGCATAAGTTATAACAAGCTCACACGATCTTGGTTTTCAAACTTTTGAGCATTTTAGCAAAGAGACACGGATTCATTCAccttctcctctttctcttgCAAAACAGAAAATGTTCAACGCAGTGCTCGATCGCTCACTCCCAAAGGCCCAGATCGCTCCCTCCCCCCGACCTCGCTTTCTTATTATCATTATTCACAACCCTAGAATCGAAAACTTAATTAAGACAGGATCACACGACACGACACGACACGTAGGCGCACGGTCACGTACGGTACGGACACAAACACACTACTCGGTCGGGGCGAGACCAACGGAGCGTGGCTCTGTACACGCGACGCGCGCTCACGAGGAGGCcttggcgccgccggcggcggcctgctCGGCCCTGCCCTGGACGGCGTGCCCGGCCTGCGCCGTCTTGTGGCCGGCCtgcgcggcggcctcggccatCCGGCGGCGGGCCTGCTCCACGTAGTCGGGCGTGCGCTGGAACGCCTGGCGCGCCGTGTTGGCGAGGCAGGTGAGCGAGGACAGCCCACCCAGGCCCAGCGCGCCGGAGGTGAGGAAGCCGGCGACGGCCAGCCCGATGAGCAGCGCGGCCGGGACGAGCACCGGGCTGAAGAGCAGGAACACcggcgtggcgacggcgagccccACCACGGacgccgccagcgccagcccggacagcaccagcagcagcccGCCGAGCGGGAACAGCGTCGCCACCGTCAGCGCctgcgacgccgacggcgcctTGTCCGGCAGGATCCCCTTCACCGCCTCCCCCACCTGCCCTCGCTGCTGCTGGTAGTACTGCCCGGCGCGGTCACGGTCCGCCATTGCTCcgatcaccaccaccgcgcccGCCTCGCAGCCTGCgacgagagagaagaaaaaaaaaacacaagcaaAGAGTCGATGATCCAGGTGAAGCGGCGAGACGAGGAGAGGGGGCCAGGTCGGCATATATAGGTGGCGAGAGCGGTGACACGTAGGGAGGAGGGGTGAGTACGTGGCGCGGGTGGAGGCTTGCATGGGTTACACTGGTCGGTCGAACGCAGCGCGGCGTTGGATTGGAGGCTTGCAGCCTGGCTGCTGCAGTGGCGCGCCTGTCGGATTTGTTGATGCGCACGCCGAACCGTCAGGTTTATCGAGCGCGCGAGATGTGTCTGCGTGACAGCTGAGTGATCGCAGCTCGGCTGCGTGCGTGACAGCGTGAGCGCAGGGGGAAGAGATTTGCATGCCTCGTAGCGTGGCCGCTTGGGGAGCTTGGTGTTTACCGGGGTTTGGTGAGGTTAGAGTGAAAATTGAACGATCTCTATTTGATATgatgaaaattatttgattGTTGTTAATTGAAATTGATGCTTCAAACTTCGACGCTCACTTTCAGCTATTTTATATCATTCCGAAAGTTTCAACCGAATCCCTTATCTAATGGAAAGACTAATATAGGGTTAGCAAATTTCCCGTCGTTGCTATGGATCTGCTCATACAGAGCTAGGGAcaggaggattttttttctcacagaATTTCCTACGCGGCCTAAAAGTATACTAGACCACTACCATTTCTGTATTTAAAGCCTAATAGGCCCAATAGCCTAATTGTTAAagcaacaatatatatatatatatatatatatatataaacgagagatttaatttttggggtctctaaaattgaaatttaattatttaacatGATAACCCATTGCCATTGAGTTCaccatttttctcaaaaaatatattatggatATAGACATTCATAAGTAACACTCATTTATATATTGCCGATTGTGGTAAGCTCCTACCCATTCCCCACGTTTTATCCGgatttttcccttttcaaAATACAGTCAAAAGACTGAGACTCGACACTCTGTCAAGAAAACATGTCCAAAAAACCATGTGGCCATGCAGGAGGGGCAAGTGAGACTATGGCTAGAATAGGATTGTTTTGTCCAAGTTTCGGGTACATTAGAAGATAGCgacttagagcatccccaacaactcatctatTACATCCTCtattctgaaaatagaggataatgACTATAAATTAAGCTCTAACAGAACagctatcctatcatctatttttagatgtcatccatattaaaagAGAAAACTTTATATCTGGATGATCACTCTCCAttctccaaaaatatatagtggatgtcatatatgaataatctaatggagtataaagagatacaaaggataaaactagtttaaatgattatccaaataaagatatggatgactaaatttagataagttgCTGGGATACTCTTAGGTCCCATTtagttcataaaattttttgggatgagacaaaaaaaatttgggttTTGGCAACCTTTTGCACTTTGTGAACTAAACAGCCaggcaaaaaatttttggctcTCCAAGCAATAGACAAAACTGCCCTCATCAATTGCACAACGTGAACACAAGCAGATAGGGAACAAGAGGTAGAGGACGTCTATAAGcaatcacaattttttttctaaaaatattacatcaaatctttggatacctaaataaagtattaaatatagataaatcaaaaaactaattgcacagttacgaaagatatcttaagacgaatcttttgagtctaattagaaagtaattagtcataagtgctacagtaatcaacatgtgctaatgacggattaattaggctcaaaaatacAGTTTCCAaccggaatctaaaatttattttataattagactacgtttaatacttcaaatgtgtattGAAAAAcatgatatgatgtttttgcaaaaaaaatttgcaaactaaacaccaccaaaaTTTGACTACATTGTTCTATCCATGTGAACGCAAAATTTTTTGCTCCACCGTTCAGTTTGCAAATAGCAAAAAAGgccccaaaacaaaaaaaattacattcacccctaaaatttttgtaactaAACGCACCCTTATGACCATTTAATTTAGTACGAACACAATTATTAATACAGGCACTGCACCACTGCCAAATACTACTACTTCACTTTGCACGATTGTCAATGGATCAATGTATACCTGACCAATCTTTGTTCATCTTCTGGTCTGGCCTTTAGTCATGTGACATGGCAATCCGGCAACTCAAAACACAGCCAGCAGCCAGGCACAATTTTAAGTTCCATGATATGCTATTCCCATTATTACCAAAAGATTTTACCAAGGAGACAGCACATCTTTGCTCATCTAACACTCATACTGATGGATTCAATAGGAATTAAAAATTCTTTTAGTTTTGTTAAACTGGAGCCAATAACAATGATATAAGACCGGCAGTCAGGTGGACTGTAGCAAATCTATTATGTACAGCCGcatttcagagaaaaaaatcattaacaTTACCACAACAGCTCCACTGAACATTATTTTCCCAAAATTATCAGCCTTCTTAGCAATTGAACTGATACTTAATCCAGTCCTgtaaaggagaaaaaagagtTATTAATTGCTGTTCTAGAAAAACAATAGTTGCTGCAATAATCCATGGGGTAAAGAGTAAAGCTCGGGCAGAAAAACAAGATTCTCACCGCAAGTTCAGAAAGCTCCTCAGAACAGCTAAGAATTCAAGAAACAGTCTGCTTGTCAGAAGGTGTCAACTGTCAAAGTTCAAGATGtactactagcaaagtagTCCCGAATTGTTCTCCTCTTCAGTGAAGGAGGTGGGCTTAGAACTGAAGATGGGCTGTTCATTTGAGCACCTGGGCTTTTCCTCATGTCCAAGGAATCCTCCTGAAACAACCCAAAGGCTCTCTTTTTCGCCGACTCCGGTGTGCCAAACTCCAGTACTCTGGGCTGAAGGGGAGAGCGTGCACCAGTTGGCAATTCACCATCTGTACTGGTGCAGGGTACATCTCTTGAAGTTGTAGCTAGCTCGTGGCTAGCAGACCGGCATGCGGTGTTTGGTGCGGTTATTCTCTTGCGGATGACTGTTGGGGAGCTTATTTTGGGGGAGACCCTTCTCTCAGTATTCCATACGCGAACCTGGTGTGCATTATACAGTGTTATCAGTGgtctttcttaaaaaaaaattgaatatctGCAACCCCCTCCCCTTTGTACATGATAAGATAATCATTTAATTTGTCTTGCAACACTTAGGTGTGtaatagcaaaagaaaaggtccCTACGATCTAAGATTCATGAAGGTTgcatttgaacaaaatttgcAAGGTTAACCACGCTGTCTCACCTTGGAATCATCAGATGTTGTTGCTATCTTCCCAATCTCTGATGCACACctgaaaattgtgaaaccccGTATTGAAATCTGAACACTGGATGGTTGATAAGATTTCCACAAAAACTATTGTATGTAGATCGTACCAGTCAACTGAAGTAACTTCACCTTCATGACCTTCCAAAATTATAGGACCACTTTCAGGCTGATCTACCTATGTCAGTGGAAAAGGTATTGGCATGAATAAAATGTAAAGAGAAACTAATGCATGTGCATAATGGCAACACGATCCAACTACCTGCCATAAGTACACATTGCCATCACTCGAACCACCAAGAATGTGAGTTCCATCAGGACTGATAGCAGACTGCATTTGACCTTATCAAGTGTTatgagacatatatatatgactacCTAAGAACAAGCAGGAATGCTgcttgaaaaatagaaaaacaaactcaGGTTGTCACTCACTGACCTTCACAAAGAAAGATTCGATTTTGCTGCCAGTGTAAACCTTAATTGGGCCTTTATCCATATGAAGAACACTATACAGATAGATCCTGAAAGGCTTATAAAGTCAAAAGCAGCTTTCACCATTGATATTAGCTTTGTAATCTGTAGTTGAGAACGGGTATTACCTGTGATCCATGCATGACGCAGCAATATAGGCACCATATGAGTCTTGAGACAAGCAAGAGATCCCatgtttcaccccctcctgaACGAATGTTCAGTAAGTCTCAAATTGAGCAATAAACATACTTTATACTGACTGATAGCTGCTTACCAATGGTTGTGCTTGAGAGCTTCTGTTGATGAGAGACAATTTAATGTTCCGTGTATCCCATATCTTTATAATACTGAAACATTATTAAAAGTGGAAAATCAATATTCAGACAGTTAAATGCAATCAACCAACAAAAACGAACTGCATTGTGTTCTATGTAATATGGTCATATTCAAATGTATCACAGAAAAGGAAACAGCATCATGCCATTGAAATACAAGAATAGAAAGGATGGGGAATAGCATACTTGTCTGCAGCTCCAGAAGTAGCAATGGAGATATCATCCTTCAAATAAAGAACAGATGTGATGCTTGTCGAAACCGCCTAATGATTAACAATGTCAGCTAGTTGGCCAAAGTAGGATGTATGATCATACACATCAAATACCATTTCATGCAAATTCAATACCTTTGCTCTACACCTTGTTCGGTTTCCTTGTGTGGGACTATGTGCTTGTTTGACAATAACGGATGACCTAGCATGTGTCAAATTCCAAACGGAGTGAAAAAAGATACTAATTTGCTATTTATTTATCACCGTCGTTGGAAGGGAAAATTTAGATTGCAGCAGCCAAGGAAACATACATGAGGCAAGCTTCACGATGACCTTTTGGGGTTTTGGGGTCACATCTTAGATCCCAAAGGGCAAAAGAACCATCCCTCGAACCAGTAACAATGAGCTCTGCACAGGCAATAAGCTGTTGGATGCAAGGTTCTGGCAAATTCTATAGACGCATGTATgaagaatataatttttttcaacataATACTAACCTGGATTTGAAGAATGACATGACAACGACTTCACACTCCCGGTGTGCCCTGATAGAACACCAAGGCATTTCTTATTTTCCACAGACCATATCTTCACCTGATACAGAACAAACAAACCCAATGAGATCTGCCAGACGCAATCAGTACATTGAATCAATGATGCAGCAAATAATTCGATCCTATTGCTTTACTTACAGTCTGATCACCTGATGCAGTCAGTAATTGGGATCCCTCCTTaataaacaacaacaaaaaagaatatgATATAAGTTGATGAGGGCTGGATTTTATAGCGCTAATTCTAACATGATTCAAGCATTAAGAATGAGCGGTGTTACCTTGATCCAGCACACATCAAAGATTGCATTGTTGTGGGCAACCCAGTCCACCGTCTTCGTTTCCGCTGCGACAAGGTCACGATTTCAGATTGGAACATATCGAACATGGCACGACACGAGTGGCCTCAGACACCCACGATCTGAATCGGAAAGTGAGGAAACTAGACCAGGGAGGGATCCAATCCAACCTGATTTCTCCAGGGACGACGAGCTGGATGGGAGGCGCCGGCGGGTGTCGTAGAGACCAACGTACCCCTCCTCGTCGGCTACCGCCAGAAGGTGAGAGATCTGCTTGGCCTGGAAGAAAAAAGCGAGGGTTTCGTCGAGCAGTCAGCCTCCTCAAATCTAACCCTTCCAAATCGGAAAACGCATCAAAACGAAGGAGGGGGATACGAAACCCCGGGGGCCAGGCTCACCTTGCAGAACGAGATGGCGAAAGGCACGGcgcggtcgccgtcgtgctcgACGGCGATGACCCCGCTTCCGCGGCCCCCGGGGTCGGAGGAGAGGTCCGCGAGGTACGGGAGCCGCGCCGCGGCTGCGCGGGGCACCCTCGCGCCGCTGAGCTCGCGGGCCCGGAGGCCGCCGAAGAACGTCGGGGAGGATCGCGGCCGCGTCGCCAtcgggggaggggagaggagagagaagaggaggagaggagagagagggagggaggaggcgcgaaGGAGAGGAGAATGGCAGGGACGAGGGGTTTATGGAGGAGTTTTGGTCGGCGGGAGGTGGCGCGCCGGCGGGAAGAGTTTCTTTTCGTAATCGCGCCGCGGGAAAAAGATAATacgaggaaaagaaaaaaacaagagaagcCGCGAAAAGGTTGGCGGCGCTGGCTCTCCTTGGAGATTTTGATAGCTCGCTGACTGGCGAGGCCCTTCAGGACGTTTTGCGCATTGTGGTAGGCTATTTGGGCCGTCCAAAGAGAAAACTACAGTTTTTTTTAGGAAGAAGTCCGCCAGACGTCCTTAACTTGGAGCcgagtttgtttttcgtcGTTTAACCGAAATGAAATGTGTACCCTAAACTCAATTAATCCTTTTAAAAGTGGTCCATCGGCATCGGCAGTATTAACCTATTTTTTAACCGATTTTATTGACGTGGTGTCCAGTGGATCCcacatatcaaatttttttctctctttctctcccttcctctcctttctcttttcttgcATATGAACACACAATATtacttaaattatttattgttttttgcaCACACGATTCTTAAACGGCTaaaccatgattttttttaaaaaaactctacaTATAAGTTTATCATCACACCTCTATGTAGTaggttttaattttatattaattaattttatcatttatacaattaaatagctatccTGAAATCAgatatttttcccttttatcCGAATAAAGATCCCAACCCAAGAAAGTGTAGTTCTGTGGAATAtcctaaggctgcgttcgttaggtagagggataagttaacttatccggcacggaaaacgtagcaatagattagtatatgattaattaattattaattattaaaaaaatataaaatagacaataaattttttacaagaaatacaccatttaacattttaaaaaacatgcgtGCGGAAAACGAAAGgaataaaataacttattcGAATGCGGCCTAAGTTCTGTCCAAATACAATTCCCTTGCAGGGAAAATCTATCGACAGGTCACAGGGCCACGGCGTGCTCCAGCCCAAAAAGGGCCCAAAGCCATCAGCCGCAATATAAAccaaaaaccctaaaaacccATCTCCCATCTTGGCCTCTCCTTTCCCCGCTCCCTCTTGTCCGAGgagccaacgccgccgccgccgccgtcgtcaccatGCCGAAGCACTACCGGCCTGCGGTAATTGACTCTCTACTCCTCCCGCCACCCCCATACACCCATGTTCGTGTTGCACGCGGAGCCTCTCAGCTGCTGCTTTGGGTGGCGTTCTAGGGCAAGAAGAAGGAGGGGAACGCGGCGAAGTACATCACCAGGAGCAAGGCGGTGAAGTACCTGCAGATTAGCCTCGCAACCTTCAGGTCATCCTCTATTCTCCGAGCTATTACTGGCTAATGATGTGGCAGCTCATACTGGCgctgttttttttgtgtatttgTGGCTAATTCTATTGGTTTTATTGATGCTAACGGGCTAAAATTAACGCATTTTGCGGTGCCCTTTAGCTCGATAACGCAACCGATTAGGATTGTTCTCTGTGTTTTGTATAGCTTACATGATAATTGCTAAGTCGAGAGCAACCgtgttaaaaagttaaaattttgcaaTCGGTTGCAGGAAGATATGCATTCTCAAGGGCGTCTTCCCCCGGGATCCAAAGAAGAAGGTGGAAGG from Oryza brachyantha chromosome 3, ObraRS2, whole genome shotgun sequence carries:
- the LOC102706182 gene encoding oleosin 18 kDa; this encodes MADRDRAGQYYQQQRGQVGEAVKGILPDKAPSASQALTVATLFPLGGLLLVLSGLALAASVVGLAVATPVFLLFSPVLVPAALLIGLAVAGFLTSGALGLGGLSSLTCLANTARQAFQRTPDYVEQARRRMAEAAAQAGHKTAQAGHAVQGRAEQAAAGGAKASS
- the LOC102706463 gene encoding denticleless protein homolog; translated protein: MATRPRSSPTFFGGLRARELSGARVPRAAAARLPYLADLSSDPGGRGSGVIAVEHDGDRAVPFAISFCKAKQISHLLAVADEEGYVGLYDTRRRLPSSSSSLEKSAETKTVDWVAHNNAIFDVCWIKEGSQLLTASGDQTVKIWSVENKKCLGVLSGHTGSVKSLSCHSSNPELIVTGSRDGSFALWDLRCDPKTPKGHREACLMSSVIVKQAHSPTQGNRTRCRAKAVSTSITSVLYLKDDISIATSGAADNIIKIWDTRNIKLSLINRSSQAQPLEGVKHGISCLSQDSYGAYIAASCMDHRIYLYSVLHMDKGPIKVYTGSKIESFFVKSAISPDGTHILGGSSDGNVYLWQVDQPESGPIILEGHEGEVTSVDWCASEIGKIATTSDDSKVRVWNTERRVSPKISSPTVIRKRITAPNTACRSASHELATTSRDVPCTSTDGELPTGARSPLQPRVLEFGTPESAKKRAFGLFQEDSLDMRKSPGAQMNSPSSVLSPPPSLKRRTIRDYFASSTS